The following proteins come from a genomic window of Trifolium pratense cultivar HEN17-A07 linkage group LG4, ARS_RC_1.1, whole genome shotgun sequence:
- the LOC123919726 gene encoding PHD finger protein At1g33420-like yields MVVNERPSKRMKRRVTADLYDFLTFPPASDKSTAVPFRTDVHRFVSEHARVTFPPSLFSSLMTWQILFRVGDVGDGSDLSTAMVALDIVEEDVTRSRSSVYCDQCRVVGWSAHPVCGKRYHFIIRSASDSIESYQRPCSKCETPVPLSEARCKACNFDISIDDLEDCVYLQMEENTHLLHGVIHSNGYGHLLTLNGKEGGSMLLSGSDIMGFWDRLCAAISVRKVSVMDLSKKFGLDYRLLHSIAKGHSWYGNWGYEFGTGSYALTKDAYNKAVDSLSNMPLSSFLFQDRGPRHHVQSIISLYQSLAGTELLTMKDLFSFLLELVHKFRKPRSAKTAKQHGYASPCNLLCAWTRKDVEDVQHALIKVLLVSGACNEAKWVTSQTLKGAVSRLGSPELLDYCLKHLQGKIAANGLVVCSRCNPTSSAIEFRLGHLTNGFSSNSAYPSEEQVISDLTLLFNSLIHPEKMIKYRPKIIRKTVCDSARKLLDCKQFMKDYKIDQVTTELPSAIKLWCHVELSDQPKEDQPSPPPELIVLPLDATVVDLKNEATKAFQSVYAMYKKFQALELLGFGSIKDSLTVKFLLGTSGSVEILGKCPSKHGLSRFRKERGTEEWKVDCTCGAKDDDGEKMLACDTCGIWQHTRCAGIGSSDDGLPSKFVCMKCVEACKLNASCRNENAAACNINVNFGVQ; encoded by the exons ATGGTTGTCAACGAAAGACCAAGTAAGAGAATGAAACGAAGAGTCACTGCCGATCTTTATGATTTTCTCACTTTCCCTCCCGCCAGTGACAAATCCACCGCTGTTCCTTTTCGTACCGATGTTCATCGGTTTGTTTCTGAACATGCTCGTGTTACTTTTCCTCCTTCTCTTTTTTCGTCTCTGATGACGTGGCAGATCCTGTTTCGTGTTGGAGATGTTGGTGATGGTTCTGATCTTTCTACTGCCATGGTTGCTCTTGACATTGTTGAAGAGGATGTAACTCGGTCTCGTAGTTCGGTTTATTGTGACCAGTGCCGAGTTGTTG GATGGAGTGCTCATCCTGTATGTGGAAAGCGATATCACTTCATAATAAGGTCTGCAAGTGATTCTATCGAATCATACCAAAGACCTTGTTCAAAATGTGAAACTCCTGTCCCATTATCTGAAGCAAG GTGTAAGGCGTGCAATTTTGACATCTCCATTGATGATCTTGAGGATTGTGTGTATCTTCAAATGGAAGAGAACACTCATCTTCTGCATGGAGTTATCCACTCCAATGGTTATGGTCACTTGCTTACTCTTAATGGAAAAGAAGGTGGCTCGATGCTTCTCTCTGGATCTGATATTATGGGATTCTGGGATAGGCTATGTGCTGCAATTTCTGTTAG GAAGGTTAGTGTGATggatttgtcaaagaaatttgGTCTGGATTATCGTTTGCTTCATTCAATTGCAAAAGGGCATTCATGGTATGGCAATTGGGGTTATGAATTTGGGACTGGCAGCTATGCTCTTACCAAAGATGCTTACAATAAGGCAGTTGATAGCTTGTCCAATATGCCCTTGTCCTCGTTTTTATTCCAGGACCGAGGACCTCGACACCATGTGCAATCCATTATTTCTCTTTACCAGTCTTTGGCAGGAACTGAACTTCTCACAATGAAAGACCTCTTCTCCTTTTTGTTGGAATTGGTTCATAAATTTCGTAAGCCCAGGAGTGCAAAGACTGCTAAACAGCATGGATATGCCAGTCCCTGTAATTTATTATGTGCATGGACTAGAAAAGATGTTGAAGATGTGCAACATGCTTTAATCAAGGTGTTGCTAGTATCTGGTGCTTGTAATGAGGCCAAATGGGTGACAAGCCAAACTCTCAAGGGGGCAGTAAGTAGGCTTGGATCTCCAGAGTTACTAGACTACTGTCTTAAGCATTTGCAAGGGAAAATAGCCGCAAATGGATTGGTAGTTTGTTCGCGATGCAATCCCACATCCAGTGCTATTGAATTCAG ATTGGGACATTTGACTAATGGATTTAGCTCAAATTCAGCGTACCCTTCAGAAGAGCAAGTGATTTCTGATTTGACACTCCTATTTAATTCACTTATTCACCCTgaaaaaatgatcaaatacagACCTAAGATTATTAGGAAAACAGTGTGTGATTCAGCCAGAAAGCTTCTTGACTGTAAGCAGTTTATGAAGGATTACAAAATTGATCAAGTGACCACAGAACTGCCTTCAGCTATTAAGCTCTGGTGTCATGTGGAGCTTTCTGATCAACCTAAAGAAGACCAGCCATCACCACCGCCAGAGCTAATTGTTTTGCCTTTGGATGCTACTGTTGTTGACCTCAAGAATGAAGCCACTAAAGCTTTCCAATCGGTATATGCAATGTACAAAAAGTTTCAAGCTCTAGAACTTTTAGGTTTTGGTTCAATCAAGGACTCACTAACTGTAAAATTCCTTCTCGGAACATCTGGATCAGTTGAAATTCTAGGAAAATGCCCATCCAAACATGGCTTAAGCCGATTCCGAAAGGAGCGTGGTACTGAAGAATGGAAAGTTGATTGCACATGTGGTGCTAAGGATGATGACGGAGAAAAAATGTTAGCATGTGATACCTGTGGCATCTGGCAGCATACCAGATGTGCTGGAATTGGTAGTTCTGATGACGGCTTGCCTTCCAAGTTTGTATGTATGAAATGTGTTGAGGCTTGTAAATTGAACGCATCCTGCAGAAATGAAAATGCAGCTGCTTGTAATATAAATGTGAATTTTGGTGTACAATGA